In bacterium YEK0313, one genomic interval encodes:
- the gmr_4 gene encoding Cyclic di-GMP phosphodiesterase Gmr, with protein sequence MNIRAETDDAKREIPAELYVSLVDALYADVRTFILGVIAAFVGTAYAAYLTSEPILDLFPFLILLIGLTRAARIMQYKRVRRQAMSYETARGWEREYTIGANVFVFALGLWCFASFTLSNNQIAHLFSVSVVLSHMVGITGRNFANDRFVNQQIICLGIPLVGGLIATASIHHIVLACFAIPFFGSMRSIATRLRNMLLDAVMARRDVELLASRFDTALNNMPHGLAMFDASGRLVVLNARWSEILPGDERVVRAGTRVAALVGGYVDNGVLGERDAGRILDLVYRSSQSRQTNKLELESSERYVDLTLQPMETGGMVVVIEDITEKRRTEARMAHMARHDALTGLPNRTLFQERLELALAMRQDSEMLAVLFVDLDNFKQVNDTLGHPIGDTLLIEVADRLRFVIGETNLVARFGADEFVVLQGNARSVNDVAKLAARIIENLSDTVQIEGATVVSGASVGIALAPRDGNDPDQLLKSADMALARAKAGGKGILHFYEEEMDRQAQARRVTELDLRKAIHNEQLAVYFQPLLNLKTLRISTCEALVRWPHPTRGMVSPAEFMPIAEETGLVVELGRQVMRKACAACAAWPNKVRVAVNLSPVQFERDDIVALVRDTLAATGLAADRLEVEITETLLLQDSAAVQASLKGLRDMGVRIALDDFGTGYSSLSYLQKFPLQKVKIDRSFVRHIETDPRSVKLLQGVTRIGADLGLTVVVEGVETYNQMKLIDEPGVVTEIQGFLLSPAIPDEQLRVLLSRSGEGLLRKVA encoded by the coding sequence ATGAACATTCGGGCCGAAACGGACGATGCAAAGCGCGAAATTCCTGCGGAGCTCTATGTTTCGCTGGTGGACGCGCTTTATGCCGATGTCCGCACGTTCATTCTGGGCGTCATCGCGGCCTTTGTCGGCACTGCCTATGCGGCCTACCTCACCAGCGAGCCGATCCTCGACCTCTTCCCGTTCCTGATCCTGCTGATCGGCCTGACCCGGGCCGCCCGCATCATGCAGTACAAGCGAGTGCGCCGGCAGGCCATGAGCTACGAGACCGCGCGCGGCTGGGAGCGGGAATATACGATCGGCGCCAATGTCTTCGTCTTCGCGCTTGGCCTGTGGTGCTTTGCCAGCTTCACCCTGTCGAACAACCAGATCGCCCATCTGTTCAGCGTGTCGGTGGTCCTGTCGCACATGGTCGGCATTACCGGCCGGAACTTCGCCAACGACCGCTTCGTCAACCAGCAGATCATCTGCCTCGGCATTCCGCTGGTCGGCGGCCTGATCGCGACGGCCAGCATCCACCACATCGTCCTCGCCTGTTTCGCCATTCCCTTCTTCGGCAGCATGCGCAGCATCGCCACGCGCCTGCGCAACATGCTGCTCGACGCCGTCATGGCACGGCGCGACGTGGAACTGCTGGCGAGCCGCTTCGATACGGCGCTCAACAACATGCCGCATGGTCTTGCCATGTTCGACGCGAGCGGGCGCCTGGTGGTGCTCAATGCCCGCTGGTCCGAGATCCTGCCGGGCGACGAGCGCGTCGTGCGCGCGGGCACGCGCGTCGCCGCGCTCGTCGGCGGCTATGTCGACAATGGCGTGCTCGGCGAGCGCGACGCCGGCCGCATCCTCGACCTCGTCTACCGCAGCTCGCAGTCGCGGCAGACCAACAAGCTCGAACTGGAGAGCAGCGAGCGCTATGTCGACCTGACCCTGCAGCCGATGGAGACCGGCGGCATGGTGGTGGTGATCGAGGACATTACCGAGAAGCGCCGCACCGAGGCGCGCATGGCCCATATGGCGCGCCACGACGCGCTGACCGGGCTGCCGAACCGCACGCTGTTCCAGGAGCGGCTCGAACTGGCCCTGGCCATGCGGCAGGACAGCGAAATGCTGGCCGTGCTGTTCGTCGATCTCGACAATTTCAAGCAGGTCAACGACACGCTGGGGCATCCGATCGGCGACACGCTGCTGATCGAGGTGGCCGACCGGCTGCGCTTCGTCATCGGCGAGACGAATCTCGTGGCTCGGTTCGGCGCCGACGAATTCGTGGTGCTGCAGGGCAATGCGCGCTCGGTCAACGATGTCGCCAAGCTCGCCGCGCGCATCATCGAGAACCTCTCCGACACGGTCCAGATCGAAGGCGCGACGGTCGTGTCCGGCGCTTCCGTCGGCATTGCGCTCGCGCCGCGCGACGGCAACGACCCCGATCAGCTCCTGAAGTCGGCGGACATGGCCCTGGCGCGCGCCAAGGCCGGCGGCAAGGGCATTCTCCACTTCTACGAGGAGGAGATGGACCGGCAGGCCCAGGCCCGCCGCGTCACCGAGCTCGACCTGCGCAAGGCGATCCACAATGAACAGCTGGCGGTCTATTTCCAGCCGCTGCTGAACCTGAAGACCCTGCGCATCTCCACCTGCGAAGCCCTCGTGCGCTGGCCGCACCCGACCCGCGGCATGGTGTCTCCGGCCGAATTCATGCCGATCGCGGAGGAGACGGGCCTCGTCGTCGAGCTCGGCCGGCAGGTCATGCGCAAGGCCTGCGCCGCCTGTGCCGCCTGGCCCAACAAGGTGCGGGTCGCGGTCAATCTGTCGCCCGTCCAGTTCGAGCGCGACGATATCGTGGCGCTGGTGCGCGACACGCTGGCGGCGACCGGCCTTGCCGCCGACCGGCTGGAGGTGGAGATCACCGAGACGCTGCTGCTGCAGGATTCGGCAGCCGTGCAGGCCTCCCTCAAGGGGCTGCGCGACATGGGCGTCAGGATCGCGCTCGACGATTTCGGCACCGGCTATTCCAGCCTCAGCTACCTGCAGAAGTTCCCGCTGCAGAAGGTCAAGATCGACCGTTCCTTCGTGCGGCACATCGAGACCGATCCGCGCTCGGTCAAGCTGCTGCAGGGCGTCACCCGGATCGGCGCCGATCTCGGCCTGACGGTGGTGGTGGAAGGCGTCGAGACCTACAACCAGATGAAGCTGATCGACGAGCCCGGCGTCGTCACCGAGATCCAGGGCTTCCTGCTGAGCCCGGCCATTCCGGACGAGCAACTGCGCG
- the cca gene encoding CCA-adding enzyme, which yields MSMDPATRHIPVPDWLAAGPAARLVGLIARAGEEARVVGGAVRNILIGEPPGDIDIATTALPEAVMRLAEAEGLKAVPTGIAHGTVTIVVEGRGFEVTTLRQDVETDGRHALVRFGRDWQADAARRDFTVNAMSLRADGALYDYFGGADDLAAGRVRFIGDAIARIREDRLRILRFFRFQATVGSGAPDAEALAACIAERAGLAALSRERLRMEMLKLVIAPRAGETLEVMADAGLLGMVLGGVPLYRDLGRLAAIERALGLAPDAARRLAALAVLVREDAERLRERLALSNADYRRIEGIGHGWRGLDPARGAAAAKAVLFAAGPRGYRDRALVAFARSTAAVEDAGWQGLATLAERWQAPAFPISGHDLAARGFADGPAIGAALARLKAAWIAADFPVSREAIERLISDLTTGR from the coding sequence ATGAGCATGGATCCTGCGACACGACACATTCCGGTGCCCGACTGGCTCGCCGCGGGACCGGCCGCGCGGCTCGTCGGGCTGATCGCCAGGGCGGGCGAGGAGGCACGGGTGGTCGGCGGCGCGGTGCGCAACATCCTGATCGGCGAGCCTCCCGGCGACATCGACATCGCCACCACCGCGCTGCCCGAAGCGGTGATGAGGCTCGCCGAGGCCGAGGGGCTGAAGGCGGTGCCAACCGGCATCGCCCACGGCACCGTCACGATCGTCGTCGAGGGACGGGGCTTCGAGGTGACGACGCTCCGGCAGGATGTCGAGACCGACGGCCGCCACGCGCTGGTCCGGTTCGGGCGCGACTGGCAGGCCGATGCCGCGCGGCGGGATTTCACCGTCAATGCCATGAGCCTTCGCGCCGACGGTGCGCTCTACGACTATTTCGGCGGCGCGGATGATCTTGCCGCAGGCCGGGTCCGCTTCATCGGTGACGCCATAGCGCGCATCCGCGAGGACCGGCTGCGGATTCTCCGCTTCTTCCGCTTTCAGGCGACCGTCGGCTCCGGCGCCCCCGACGCCGAGGCGCTCGCCGCCTGCATTGCCGAGCGCGCGGGGCTCGCCGCGCTCTCGCGCGAACGGCTGCGCATGGAGATGCTGAAGCTGGTGATCGCTCCGCGCGCCGGCGAGACGCTCGAAGTGATGGCCGATGCCGGACTGCTCGGCATGGTGCTCGGCGGCGTGCCGCTCTATCGCGATCTCGGCCGTCTCGCGGCGATCGAGCGGGCGCTGGGCCTCGCGCCGGACGCCGCGCGCCGTCTCGCGGCGCTCGCCGTGCTGGTCCGCGAGGATGCCGAGCGGCTGCGCGAGCGGCTGGCCCTGTCCAATGCCGATTACCGCCGCATCGAGGGCATCGGACACGGCTGGCGCGGGCTCGATCCCGCCCGGGGCGCGGCCGCCGCCAAGGCGGTCCTGTTCGCCGCCGGCCCGCGCGGCTACCGCGACCGGGCGCTGGTCGCCTTCGCGCGCTCGACGGCAGCCGTCGAGGATGCCGGCTGGCAGGGGCTCGCGACCTTGGCCGAGCGCTGGCAGGCGCCCGCCTTCCCGATCTCGGGCCATGATCTCGCCGCGCGCGGCTTTGCCGACGGGCCGGCCATCGGCGCGGCGCTGGCGCGGCTGAAGGCGGCCTGGATCGCGGCGGACTTTCCCGTTTCGCGCGAGGCGATCGAGCGGCTCATTTCGGACTTGACGACCGGGCGTTGA
- the nudL_1 gene encoding putative Nudix hydrolase NudL translates to MIPVSPDQFSAAVTQRLSLDLPTFVQDVHPGGGQPADDSDPTINEGPPARPAAVLIPVVARPEATVLLTQRSSDLASHSGQIAFPGGRIDPGDADPLAAALREAEEEIGLDRGHVRPLGYLAPFQSRTGYLITPVVGLVRPGFDLKLNPDEVTDAFEVPLAFLMNPANHQRQSRVWNGQRRYFYAMPYGERYIWGITAGILRDLWQRLSEPAEAAGVRA, encoded by the coding sequence GTGATTCCCGTTTCGCCCGACCAGTTCAGCGCCGCGGTCACGCAGCGCCTGAGCCTCGACCTTCCGACCTTCGTGCAGGATGTGCATCCCGGCGGCGGCCAGCCGGCCGACGACAGCGATCCGACCATCAACGAGGGGCCGCCGGCGCGGCCGGCCGCCGTGCTCATCCCGGTGGTCGCCCGGCCCGAGGCGACCGTCCTGCTGACCCAGCGCTCGTCGGACCTGGCCAGCCATTCCGGCCAGATCGCCTTTCCCGGCGGCCGGATCGACCCTGGCGATGCCGATCCGCTGGCCGCCGCCCTGCGCGAGGCGGAGGAGGAGATCGGCCTCGACCGCGGCCATGTGCGGCCGCTCGGCTATCTCGCGCCGTTCCAGTCGCGGACCGGCTATCTGATCACCCCGGTGGTCGGCCTGGTCCGGCCCGGCTTCGATCTGAAGCTCAATCCGGACGAGGTGACGGACGCCTTCGAAGTGCCGCTCGCCTTCCTGATGAATCCGGCCAATCACCAGCGCCAGTCGCGCGTCTGGAACGGCCAGCGGCGCTATTTCTACGCCATGCCTTATGGCGAGCGCTACATCTGGGGCATTACCGCCGGCATCCTGCGCGATCTCTGGCAGCGCCTGTCCGAGCCGGCGGAGGCTGCCGGCGTGAGGGCGTGA
- a CDS encoding ATPase family associated with various cellular activities (AAA), whose amino-acid sequence MTAETAERMEDAIVRAAETTVAQVRQARANISEVIFGQQPVIDQALVTVLSGGHALLVGLPGLAKTKLVETMGVVLGLDARRVQFTPDLMPSDILGSEVLEESAGGRRAFRFLKGPVFAQLLMADEINRASPRTQSALLQAMQEYHVTVAGERHDLPKPFHVLATQNPLEQEGTYPLPEAQLDRFLMQVDVDYPDLEAERKILFDTTGAEESRPKQVLSGDDLQAAQRLVRRLPVGETVVDAILQLVRSARPDAAKGELANAIAWGPGPRASQALMLAVRARALLDGRLAPSIDDVVALAEPVLKHRMALSYGARADGLTVEATIASLVKPLR is encoded by the coding sequence ATGACCGCGGAGACCGCTGAACGCATGGAAGACGCCATCGTCCGAGCCGCAGAAACCACCGTCGCCCAGGTCCGCCAGGCCCGGGCCAATATTTCGGAGGTGATCTTCGGCCAGCAGCCGGTCATCGACCAGGCGCTCGTCACCGTTCTCTCCGGCGGCCACGCGCTGCTGGTCGGCCTGCCCGGCCTTGCCAAGACCAAGCTGGTCGAGACCATGGGCGTCGTGCTCGGCCTCGACGCCCGCCGCGTGCAGTTCACCCCCGACCTGATGCCTTCCGACATTCTCGGCTCGGAAGTGCTGGAGGAATCGGCCGGCGGCCGGCGCGCCTTCCGCTTCCTGAAGGGACCGGTCTTCGCCCAGCTCCTGATGGCGGACGAGATCAACCGCGCCTCGCCCCGCACCCAGTCGGCGCTGCTGCAGGCCATGCAGGAATATCACGTCACGGTCGCCGGCGAGCGCCACGACCTGCCGAAGCCCTTCCACGTGCTGGCGACGCAGAACCCCCTGGAGCAGGAGGGCACCTATCCCCTGCCCGAGGCCCAGCTCGACCGCTTCCTGATGCAGGTCGACGTCGACTATCCCGATCTCGAAGCCGAGCGGAAAATCCTGTTCGACACGACCGGCGCCGAGGAAAGCCGGCCGAAGCAGGTGCTCTCGGGCGACGACCTGCAGGCCGCGCAGCGGCTGGTGCGGCGCCTGCCGGTCGGCGAGACGGTGGTCGACGCCATCCTGCAGCTGGTCCGCTCGGCCCGGCCCGATGCCGCCAAGGGCGAGCTCGCCAATGCCATTGCCTGGGGGCCCGGCCCGCGCGCCTCCCAGGCGCTGATGCTGGCCGTGCGCGCCCGGGCTCTGCTCGACGGCCGCCTCGCCCCCTCGATCGACGACGTCGTGGCGCTGGCCGAACCGGTGCTGAAGCATCGGATGGCGCTGTCCTACGGCGCGCGCGCCGACGGCCTGACCGTCGAGGCCACCATCGCCTCGCTGGTCAAGCCGCTCAGGTGA
- a CDS encoding hypothetical protein (Aerotolerance regulator N-terminal) has product MLGLPLAFASPLVLFALAALPALWWLLRLVPPRPRRIAFPPTRILVDIAPKEETPARSPWWLTALRLLMALIIILAMAGPMWNPPAATSGARGPVLVLIDDGWPSAAAFDQRLRVANQIVAAAESAGRPVAFATTAKPVITIGIETPASVRERLRSLDPSPHTPDRAGVLPALGRFLAAQPQAEIVWLADGVDTGRSDAFLGQLKETAGSHALTVYAGGTPPVLALTGASNASGGFSVQVIRAEPGPAQAGRVRALDTRSLPIGEATFAFEPGRTETEARFDLPVEIRNEITRLDIAGERSAGAVQLIDARWQRRTIGVVSGATADTAQPLLSPTYYLGRALEPFADIRTVEGASPSEAAIRFVEGRVPMIVLTDVGTVTPEARETLNRFIDSGGILLRFAGTRLAGAQNDDLVPVRLRRGGRQLGGALSWETPQPLAAFTRESPFADIPVPPDVRVRRQVLAEPDGLLADKTWAQLQDGTPLVTAERRGRGLIVLFHVTADTAWSDLPLSGAFVEMLKRIAALSTAGRPAAEGLAGLPGQPRAAERVAPNRVLDGFGAFVRPPATAKPIPADWREPATLDYPPGFYGPPDATVAVNALGPDERLKPLDLRPLGAAIERYRLGEPVDLRSPLVIAALFLLLVDGLAVFVIAGGLARLTGLRAARSTGAVLALALMPLLGLLLAGGPAEAQTRRTQNRPPVATGNAADDAAVRATQATRLAYIVTGSREVDEVSRAGLEGLTRFLSARTALEPAAPQAVDINRDELAFFPILYWPVVAGADEPTPQALLKLDAYMKQGGMVVFDTRDASTTRPGQTSPAQATLRRILAGLDIPELELVPRDHVLARAFFILREFPGRHTEGATWVEAIPPAGDDETARPARASDSVSPIIITANDLASAWAVDRQGNPLLPIQGEARQRELAYRFGVNLVMYALTGNYKTDQVHVPALLERLGN; this is encoded by the coding sequence ATGCTGGGCCTGCCCCTCGCCTTCGCCTCCCCCCTCGTCCTTTTCGCTCTCGCCGCGCTGCCCGCGCTCTGGTGGCTGCTCCGCCTGGTGCCGCCGCGCCCGCGGCGCATCGCCTTCCCGCCGACCCGCATCCTCGTCGACATCGCGCCGAAGGAAGAGACGCCCGCGCGCAGCCCCTGGTGGCTGACCGCGCTCCGCCTCCTGATGGCGCTCATCATCATCCTCGCCATGGCCGGCCCGATGTGGAACCCGCCGGCCGCCACCAGCGGCGCCCGTGGCCCGGTCCTGGTGCTGATCGACGACGGCTGGCCATCGGCCGCCGCCTTCGACCAGCGCCTCCGCGTCGCCAACCAGATCGTCGCCGCGGCCGAAAGCGCCGGGCGGCCGGTGGCCTTCGCCACCACCGCCAAGCCGGTCATCACCATCGGCATCGAGACGCCGGCCTCGGTGCGCGAGCGCCTGCGCTCGCTCGACCCCTCGCCGCATACGCCGGACCGCGCCGGCGTGCTGCCGGCGCTCGGCCGCTTCCTCGCCGCCCAGCCGCAGGCCGAGATCGTCTGGCTCGCCGACGGCGTCGACACCGGCCGTTCCGACGCCTTCCTCGGCCAGCTCAAGGAGACGGCCGGCAGCCATGCGCTCACCGTCTATGCCGGCGGCACGCCGCCCGTCCTGGCGCTGACCGGCGCAAGCAATGCGAGCGGCGGCTTCTCGGTCCAGGTCATCCGCGCCGAGCCGGGCCCGGCCCAGGCCGGCCGCGTGCGCGCCCTCGACACGCGCAGCCTGCCGATCGGCGAGGCGACCTTCGCCTTCGAGCCCGGCAGGACCGAAACCGAAGCCCGCTTCGATCTGCCGGTCGAGATCCGCAACGAGATCACCCGGCTCGACATAGCGGGCGAACGCTCCGCCGGCGCCGTGCAGCTCATCGATGCGCGCTGGCAGCGCCGCACCATCGGCGTCGTCTCCGGCGCCACCGCCGATACGGCACAGCCGCTGCTCTCGCCGACCTATTATCTCGGCCGCGCGCTGGAGCCCTTCGCCGATATCCGCACCGTCGAAGGCGCCTCGCCCTCCGAGGCGGCGATCCGTTTCGTCGAAGGCCGGGTGCCGATGATCGTCCTGACCGATGTCGGCACGGTCACGCCGGAGGCACGCGAGACGCTCAACCGCTTCATCGACAGTGGCGGCATTCTCCTGCGCTTCGCCGGCACCCGGCTCGCCGGGGCGCAGAACGACGATCTCGTGCCGGTGCGCCTCAGGCGCGGCGGCCGCCAGCTCGGCGGCGCGCTGTCCTGGGAGACGCCCCAGCCGCTTGCGGCCTTCACCCGCGAGAGCCCCTTCGCCGACATCCCCGTGCCGCCCGACGTGCGCGTGCGCCGGCAGGTGCTGGCCGAGCCCGACGGCCTGCTCGCCGACAAGACCTGGGCCCAGCTTCAGGACGGCACGCCGCTCGTCACCGCCGAGCGGCGCGGCCGCGGCCTCATCGTGCTGTTCCATGTCACCGCCGACACCGCCTGGTCCGACCTGCCGCTGTCGGGCGCCTTCGTCGAGATGCTGAAGCGCATCGCCGCCCTTTCGACCGCGGGGCGCCCCGCGGCCGAGGGCCTTGCCGGCCTGCCCGGACAGCCGCGCGCGGCCGAGCGCGTCGCGCCGAACCGCGTGCTCGACGGTTTCGGCGCCTTCGTCCGGCCGCCGGCGACCGCCAAGCCGATCCCCGCCGACTGGCGCGAACCCGCGACGCTGGACTATCCGCCCGGCTTCTACGGACCGCCGGACGCGACCGTCGCGGTCAATGCGCTCGGCCCCGACGAACGGCTGAAACCGCTCGATCTCCGCCCTCTCGGCGCCGCGATCGAACGCTATCGCCTTGGAGAACCCGTGGATCTGAGATCGCCGCTCGTGATCGCCGCACTGTTTCTCCTCCTCGTCGACGGCCTGGCCGTCTTCGTCATTGCCGGCGGCCTTGCCCGGCTTACCGGCCTGCGCGCCGCGCGTTCGACGGGCGCCGTTCTCGCGCTGGCGCTGATGCCGCTGCTGGGGCTGCTGCTGGCGGGCGGGCCGGCGGAGGCGCAGACGCGCAGGACGCAGAACCGGCCACCGGTCGCCACCGGCAACGCCGCCGACGACGCCGCCGTGCGCGCCACCCAGGCGACCCGCCTTGCCTATATCGTCACCGGCTCGCGCGAGGTCGACGAGGTCAGCCGTGCCGGCCTCGAAGGCCTCACCCGCTTCCTGTCGGCGCGCACCGCGCTCGAGCCGGCCGCGCCGCAGGCGGTCGACATCAACCGCGACGAGCTCGCCTTCTTTCCGATCCTGTACTGGCCCGTGGTCGCCGGCGCCGACGAGCCGACGCCGCAGGCGCTGCTGAAGCTGGACGCCTACATGAAGCAGGGCGGCATGGTGGTGTTCGACACCCGCGACGCCTCGACCACCCGCCCCGGCCAGACCAGTCCCGCCCAGGCGACGCTGCGACGGATCCTGGCCGGCCTCGACATCCCCGAACTCGAACTGGTGCCGCGCGATCATGTGCTGGCGCGCGCCTTCTTCATCCTGCGCGAATTTCCTGGCCGCCACACCGAAGGCGCGACCTGGGTCGAGGCGATCCCGCCGGCGGGCGACGACGAGACCGCCCGGCCGGCCCGCGCCTCCGACTCGGTGTCTCCGATCATCATCACCGCCAACGATCTCGCCTCCGCCTGGGCCGTCGACCGGCAGGGCAATCCCCTGCTGCCGATCCAGGGCGAGGCGCGCCAGCGCGAGCTCGCCTATCGCTTCGGCGTCAACCTCGTCATGTATGCGCTGACCGGCAACTACAAGACCGACCAGGTCCATGTGCCTGCGCTGCTCGAGCGGCTGGGGAACTGA
- the cdhR_6 gene encoding HTH-type transcriptional regulator CdhR, translating to MRIAIVAYDGISPFMLSTPLAVFGEPFVASGHEVRVCGGNRRVSATGGLAIDTPHGLDGVDAADVVILPGWRDAGETVTPDIVGVLRAAGARGAIVAGLCLGAFGLAEAGLLQGRRATTHWAMAGAFAARYPEVRVDPGAIFVDEGPVLTSAGIASGLDCCLHLLARLSGAAEANRVARLLVLAPQRGGAQPQLIDRPVPETSAKRRVAEILDRLVADPAEIPSLNDLADRTGMSRRSLTRHIRARTGDNLGGWVRRARIARAQEALLTGAAGLDQVAARSGFPDAKSLRTAFRAELGLTPRQWQARQRRDV from the coding sequence ATGCGCATCGCCATCGTCGCCTATGACGGGATCAGCCCGTTCATGCTGTCCACGCCGCTCGCCGTGTTCGGCGAACCCTTCGTCGCGAGCGGGCACGAAGTCCGCGTCTGCGGCGGGAACCGTCGGGTTTCGGCGACCGGCGGGCTTGCCATCGATACGCCCCACGGGCTCGATGGCGTCGATGCGGCCGATGTGGTGATCCTGCCGGGCTGGCGCGATGCCGGCGAGACCGTGACCCCCGACATTGTCGGGGTGCTGCGCGCCGCCGGCGCGCGTGGCGCCATCGTCGCCGGCCTCTGCCTCGGCGCCTTCGGCCTCGCCGAGGCAGGCCTGCTGCAGGGCCGCCGCGCGACCACCCATTGGGCGATGGCCGGCGCCTTCGCCGCGCGCTATCCGGAGGTCCGCGTCGACCCGGGCGCCATCTTCGTCGACGAGGGCCCGGTCCTGACCTCGGCCGGCATCGCGTCGGGGCTCGACTGCTGCCTGCACCTGCTGGCGCGCCTTTCCGGCGCGGCCGAGGCCAACCGCGTCGCACGGCTGCTCGTGCTGGCGCCGCAGCGGGGCGGGGCTCAGCCGCAGCTGATCGACCGTCCCGTGCCCGAAACATCGGCCAAGCGCCGCGTCGCCGAGATTCTCGACCGGCTCGTCGCCGACCCGGCCGAGATCCCATCCCTCAATGATCTCGCGGACCGCACAGGCATGAGCCGGCGCAGCCTGACCCGCCACATCCGTGCCCGCACCGGCGACAATCTCGGAGGCTGGGTGCGGCGCGCCAGGATCGCACGGGCGCAGGAGGCGCTGCTGACCGGCGCCGCCGGCCTCGACCAGGTCGCCGCGCGGAGCGGCTTTCCCGATGCCAAGTCGCTGCGGACGGCCTTTCGCGCCGAGCTCGGCCTCACGCCACGCCAGTGGCAGGCGCGGCAGAGGCGGGATGTCTGA
- the sttH_3 gene encoding Streptothricin hydrolase has product MKPALLVIDLQNDYFPGGAFPLWNTDATLTTVERCIARARADGMAVVHIQHVADPGQGIAPFFNAGTRGVEIHPRILAAAPDAPVVTKHFADSFERTDLHETLRSLGVDALVLAGMMTQNCVTHTALSRRADDYGRVTVLTDATTTVSDLLHAIALHALSTRVALAPLGKAI; this is encoded by the coding sequence ATGAAGCCTGCGCTCCTCGTCATCGATCTCCAGAACGATTATTTTCCCGGCGGTGCCTTTCCGCTCTGGAACACCGACGCGACGCTGACGACGGTCGAGCGGTGCATCGCCCGGGCGCGGGCCGATGGCATGGCCGTCGTCCACATCCAGCACGTCGCCGATCCCGGGCAAGGCATCGCACCGTTCTTCAACGCCGGCACCAGGGGCGTCGAGATCCATCCGCGCATCCTGGCGGCGGCCCCCGATGCGCCCGTCGTCACCAAACATTTCGCCGACAGTTTCGAGCGGACCGACCTGCACGAAACCCTGCGGAGCCTCGGCGTCGACGCTCTCGTCCTCGCGGGCATGATGACCCAGAACTGCGTCACCCATACCGCCCTGTCGCGCCGGGCCGACGACTACGGCAGGGTCACCGTCCTGACCGACGCCACGACGACCGTCAGCGACCTGCTGCACGCCATTGCGCTTCATGCGCTGTCGACGCGGGTCGCCTTGGCTCCGTTGGGCAAAGCCATCTAA